The following are from one region of the Procambarus clarkii isolate CNS0578487 chromosome 52, FALCON_Pclarkii_2.0, whole genome shotgun sequence genome:
- the LOC138349447 gene encoding keratin-associated protein 6-1-like, producing the protein MKVLIIVLLVGLATAMPQPEADPKAGFGGLGLGFPGLGYGLGGGYGLGGGYGLGGGYGLGGLGYGGYGLGGLGGYGLGGGLYG; encoded by the exons ATGAAGGTTCTG ATCATCGTCCTGTTGGTGGGTCTGGCAACAGCAATGCCTCAACCAGAAGCTGATCCTAAAGCTGGCTTCGGTGGCTTAGGTCTCGGTTTCCCAGGTCTTGGTTACGGTCTCGGAGGTGGCTACGGTCTCGGAGGTGGCTACGGTCTCGGAGGAGGATATGGTCTTGGAGGTCTCGGCTACGGAGGATATGGTCTCGGAGGCCTTGGAGGTTACGGTCTTGGCGGTGGCCTGTACGGCTAA